In one Achromobacter spanius genomic region, the following are encoded:
- a CDS encoding aromatic ring-hydroxylating dioxygenase subunit alpha, producing MSYTDEQLSAMVRGDSVHRGVYTDPAIFDLEMQRIYGRAWIYVGHESQVPKTGDYHTTRVGDQDVLMVRASDGRVHVLYNRCPHKGAKVVADGEGCVGKFFRCPYHAWTFKLDGSHLGVPLKQGLEGTSYDPTDPTFSMRRLARVESYRGFVFASQAKEGPALADFLGGVRSSIDNLCDRSPVGEVEVAGGIFRVMQRSNWKVFYENLHDTMHARVTHESSYAAARDEAKEMGEMPLELHIMDGNGEPYEFWEKLELRAYENGHGYMEGIFNPGAAERDPVSRAHFETLTAAYGEERAREILGMNRHNTVIYGSGSPHTVFQQFRVIRPIAVDRTLIEIQTFRCKGAPDGVFKRAMLYANVINSPSSNVMPDDIELYNRCQEGNATRGGEWVSMHRYHGSDRSDADGMVSVNGTSELPMRNQFHAWKTYMEAGAASNAPATGEGACC from the coding sequence ATGTCTTACACCGACGAACAACTGTCCGCGATGGTGCGCGGCGACAGCGTGCACCGCGGCGTTTACACCGATCCGGCCATCTTCGACCTGGAAATGCAGCGCATCTATGGCCGCGCCTGGATCTACGTGGGCCATGAAAGCCAAGTGCCCAAGACGGGCGACTATCACACCACCCGCGTGGGCGACCAGGACGTGCTGATGGTGCGCGCGTCCGATGGCCGCGTGCACGTGCTGTACAACCGCTGCCCGCACAAGGGCGCCAAGGTGGTGGCGGACGGCGAAGGCTGCGTGGGCAAGTTCTTCCGCTGCCCCTACCACGCCTGGACCTTCAAGCTGGACGGCAGCCATTTGGGCGTGCCGCTCAAGCAAGGGCTGGAAGGCACGTCCTACGACCCCACCGACCCCACGTTTTCGATGCGCCGCCTGGCGCGCGTGGAAAGCTATCGCGGTTTCGTGTTCGCCAGCCAGGCCAAGGAAGGCCCGGCGCTGGCCGACTTCCTGGGCGGCGTGCGCTCGTCCATCGACAACCTGTGCGACCGCTCGCCGGTAGGCGAGGTGGAAGTGGCCGGCGGCATCTTCCGCGTGATGCAACGGTCGAACTGGAAGGTGTTCTACGAAAACCTGCACGACACCATGCACGCCCGCGTCACGCATGAATCGTCCTATGCCGCCGCGCGCGACGAAGCCAAGGAAATGGGCGAAATGCCGCTTGAGCTGCACATCATGGACGGCAACGGCGAGCCCTACGAGTTCTGGGAAAAGCTGGAGCTGCGTGCCTACGAAAACGGCCATGGCTATATGGAAGGCATCTTCAACCCGGGCGCCGCCGAACGCGACCCCGTCTCGCGCGCGCATTTTGAAACGTTGACCGCCGCCTATGGCGAGGAACGCGCCCGCGAAATCCTGGGCATGAACCGCCACAACACGGTCATCTACGGCAGCGGTTCGCCGCATACGGTGTTTCAGCAGTTCCGCGTGATCCGCCCGATTGCCGTGGATCGCACGCTGATCGAGATCCAGACCTTCCGCTGCAAGGGCGCGCCCGACGGTGTGTTCAAGCGCGCGATGCTGTACGCCAACGTCATCAACTCGCCGTCGTCCAACGTCATGCCTGACGACATTGAACTCTACAACCGCTGCCAGGAAGGCAACGCCACGCGCGGCGGGGAATGGGTCAGCATGCACCGCTACCACGGCAGCGACCGCAGCGACGCGGACGGCATGGTGTCCGTCAACGGCACCAGCGAACTGCCCATGCGCAACCAGTTCCACGCATGGAAGACCTATATGGAAGCCGGCGCCGCGTCGAACGCGCCCGCCACGGGAGAAGGCGCATGCTGCTAG
- the hemL gene encoding glutamate-1-semialdehyde 2,1-aminomutase codes for MSRNEQLFERACLSIPGGVNSPVRAFRSVGGTPRFIKRAQGPYVWDADDKQYIDYVGSWGPAILGHSHPDVVRAVQEAAVNGLSFGAPTEAEIELAEVLISRLPSLEQVRLVSSGTEATMTAIRLARGATGRAKIVKFEGCYHGHSDSLLVKAGSGLLTFGNPSSAGVPPEFVSHTLTLEYNNLDAVREAFAQHGADIACIIVEPVAGNMNLIKPTAGFLEGLREVCTQHGALLIFDEVMTGFRVGPQGVQGLTGVKPDITTLAKVIGGGMPVGAFGGSVEVMKHIAPLGGVYQAGTLSGNPVAVAAGLATLRLIAAPGFYDKLSAQTAKLAQGLQERARAAGLAFSADSVGGMFGIYFSNTVPTSFAEVSKCDTAAFNRFFHAMLDHGVHFAPSAFEAGFVSATHDDAVIKSTLDIAEKVFAAM; via the coding sequence ATGTCCCGTAACGAACAGCTTTTTGAACGCGCCTGCCTCAGCATCCCCGGCGGCGTCAATTCGCCCGTGCGCGCTTTCCGCTCCGTGGGCGGCACGCCGCGCTTCATCAAGCGCGCGCAAGGCCCGTACGTGTGGGACGCGGACGACAAGCAGTACATCGATTACGTGGGCTCGTGGGGCCCCGCCATCCTGGGCCATTCGCATCCCGACGTGGTGCGCGCGGTGCAGGAAGCCGCCGTCAACGGCCTGTCGTTCGGCGCGCCCACCGAAGCCGAAATCGAACTGGCCGAAGTGCTGATCTCGCGCCTGCCGTCACTGGAGCAGGTGCGCCTGGTCAGCTCCGGCACCGAAGCCACCATGACGGCAATCCGCCTGGCGCGTGGCGCCACCGGCCGCGCCAAGATCGTGAAGTTCGAAGGCTGCTACCACGGCCATTCCGACAGCCTGTTGGTCAAGGCGGGCTCGGGCCTGCTGACCTTCGGCAACCCCAGCTCGGCCGGCGTGCCGCCCGAATTCGTGTCGCACACGCTGACCCTGGAATACAACAATCTGGATGCGGTGCGCGAGGCCTTCGCCCAGCACGGCGCCGACATCGCCTGCATCATCGTCGAGCCCGTCGCCGGCAACATGAACCTGATCAAGCCCACGGCCGGCTTCCTGGAAGGCCTGCGCGAAGTCTGCACGCAGCACGGCGCGCTGCTGATTTTTGACGAAGTCATGACGGGTTTCCGCGTGGGTCCGCAAGGCGTGCAGGGGCTGACCGGCGTGAAGCCGGACATCACCACGCTGGCGAAAGTGATTGGTGGCGGCATGCCGGTGGGCGCGTTCGGTGGCAGCGTTGAAGTCATGAAGCACATCGCCCCGCTGGGTGGCGTGTACCAGGCGGGCACCTTGTCCGGCAACCCGGTGGCCGTGGCCGCCGGCCTGGCCACGCTGCGCCTGATTGCCGCGCCCGGCTTTTACGACAAGCTGTCGGCGCAAACCGCCAAGCTGGCCCAGGGCCTGCAAGAACGCGCGCGCGCCGCCGGCCTGGCTTTTTCGGCCGATTCGGTGGGCGGCATGTTCGGCATCTATTTCAGCAACACGGTGCCCACTTCGTTCGCCGAGGTCTCCAAGTGCGACACGGCGGCGTTCAATCGCTTCTTCCATGCCATGCTGGACCACGGCGTGCACTTCGCGCCGTCCGCGTTCGAAGCCGGCTTCGTGTCGGCCACGCACGACGACGCGGTGATCAAGTCCACACTGGACATCGCCGAAAAGGTCTTCGCCGCGATGTAA
- a CDS encoding AraC family transcriptional regulator — protein MHGWSRLELAPLFKRRVFSSTQQDETRTRVSEALKEHRLTWKAGRVDAELNRGRFGSLTVCTLRYGAEVHIEPDRLQDFMLVQVPLRGRARIECGDDYVDAHPDCAAVIAPNRPLRLHWEAGCEQLLLKIPRGKLEAMGRRAFGDAATLALDFSPALRLDNPVGAAWRSMVTSMIHLLPTLDDGARRPPAAWLEHLEDTLVLHLLYNQPNSWQAQAGQAQDLPRRLTLAESYMREHLAAPLTLTDIARHAGASATALTRLFQEHRDTTPMMALRSLRLDTARQKLRANAHASVTEVALGVGFGHLGRFSEYYRERFGELPRETRRGQG, from the coding sequence ATGCACGGCTGGTCCCGACTCGAACTGGCGCCGCTTTTCAAGCGGCGCGTGTTCAGCTCCACCCAACAGGACGAAACACGCACCCGCGTGTCGGAAGCGCTGAAAGAACACCGGCTGACCTGGAAGGCGGGCCGCGTGGACGCCGAATTGAACCGGGGCCGGTTCGGCTCGCTAACGGTCTGTACCTTGCGCTACGGCGCCGAAGTGCATATCGAACCCGACCGCCTGCAGGACTTCATGCTGGTGCAAGTGCCGCTGCGGGGCCGCGCGCGCATCGAGTGCGGTGACGATTACGTGGACGCCCACCCCGATTGCGCCGCCGTCATCGCGCCCAACCGCCCGCTGCGGCTGCACTGGGAAGCCGGCTGCGAACAACTGCTGCTGAAGATTCCGCGCGGCAAGCTCGAAGCCATGGGCCGCCGCGCCTTTGGCGACGCCGCCACCCTGGCGCTGGACTTCAGCCCCGCCCTGCGGCTGGACAACCCGGTGGGCGCGGCCTGGCGCAGCATGGTCACCAGCATGATCCACCTGCTGCCCACGCTGGACGACGGCGCGCGGCGCCCGCCCGCCGCGTGGCTGGAACACCTGGAAGACACGCTGGTGCTGCACCTGCTGTACAACCAGCCCAATAGCTGGCAAGCGCAGGCGGGGCAAGCCCAAGACCTGCCGCGCCGCCTGACGCTGGCGGAATCCTATATGCGCGAGCACCTGGCGGCCCCGCTGACGTTGACGGACATCGCCCGCCACGCCGGCGCCAGCGCCACCGCGCTGACCCGTTTGTTCCAGGAACACCGCGACACCACGCCCATGATGGCGCTGCGGTCGCTGCGCCTGGACACGGCCAGGCAGAAGCTGCGGGCGAACGCCCACGCCAGCGTGACCGAAGTCGCGCTGGGCGTGGGGTTTGGACATCTGGGAAGGTTCTCGGAGTACTACCGGGAACGGTTTGGAGAACTGCCGCGCGAGACGCGGCGTGGGCAAGGGTAA
- a CDS encoding cysteine hydrolase family protein, translating into MTADTAVLALHYQNDVLHPDGKIRVGLDADHGARQRLLDSAAALLDGARAQAMPIVHVRIAFRPDYADLLPNCAIFRNVAAIGAVPEGQWGSEFYDGLQPLAGSPREFIVKHTRISAFYGTPLEETLRVIGARRLVVAGVATHSVVEGTVRHAADIGFDVMVAEDACASADPAVHEASLASMRLIAQTGSVAQAVRWAAAPH; encoded by the coding sequence ATGACGGCGGACACCGCGGTGCTGGCGCTGCACTATCAGAACGACGTGCTGCATCCCGACGGCAAGATCCGCGTCGGGCTGGACGCCGACCACGGCGCGCGCCAGCGCCTGCTGGACAGCGCCGCCGCCTTGCTGGATGGGGCGCGTGCGCAGGCGATGCCCATCGTGCATGTGCGCATCGCCTTCCGCCCAGACTACGCCGACCTGCTGCCCAACTGCGCCATCTTTCGCAACGTGGCCGCGATTGGCGCGGTGCCGGAAGGGCAGTGGGGCAGCGAGTTCTACGACGGCTTGCAGCCCTTGGCCGGGAGCCCGCGCGAGTTCATCGTGAAGCACACGCGCATCAGCGCGTTCTACGGCACGCCGCTGGAAGAAACGCTGCGGGTGATTGGTGCGCGCCGCTTGGTGGTGGCGGGCGTGGCCACGCATTCCGTGGTGGAAGGCACGGTGCGCCACGCCGCCGACATCGGGTTTGACGTGATGGTGGCCGAAGACGCCTGCGCCTCCGCCGACCCGGCGGTGCACGAGGCCTCGCTGGCCAGCATGCGCCTGATTGCGCAAACCGGCTCGGTGGCGCAAGCGGTGCGCTGGGCCGCCGCGCCGCATTGA
- a CDS encoding lytic transglycosylase domain-containing protein has protein sequence MDPRHRGNPPTYSAFFCALLARTGGLAMLMALVAGALALAPASPAQAAEVYRYKDPYGVWRVMKVPTGYAKHYKRAQARTAWRRNTTTKVCLECAPKQGDGARLATLAPTARAQRWGEIKLPTAHDSLIERAAKDSGVDRALLTAVIAIESGFRSDARSPKGALGLMQLMPATAAAVLAVDDIERALVDPATNVKAGSRHLRRLIDQYPGRLDLALAAYNAGEGAVRKYDAVPPYAETQAYVRDVTALYEQYKTP, from the coding sequence ATGGACCCACGACACCGAGGTAACCCGCCAACGTACTCCGCCTTCTTTTGCGCCCTGTTGGCGCGCACCGGCGGCTTGGCGATGTTGATGGCGCTTGTGGCGGGTGCGCTGGCGCTGGCGCCCGCAAGCCCCGCACAGGCCGCCGAAGTCTACCGCTACAAAGACCCCTATGGCGTCTGGCGGGTCATGAAAGTGCCCACGGGCTATGCCAAGCATTACAAGCGGGCGCAGGCGCGCACGGCCTGGCGCCGTAACACCACCACCAAGGTCTGTCTGGAATGTGCACCAAAGCAGGGCGACGGTGCGCGGCTGGCCACGCTGGCGCCGACGGCCCGGGCGCAACGCTGGGGTGAGATCAAGCTGCCCACCGCGCATGACAGCCTGATCGAGCGGGCCGCCAAGGATTCCGGCGTGGACCGGGCCTTGCTGACGGCTGTCATCGCGATCGAGTCCGGTTTTCGCAGCGACGCGCGCTCGCCCAAGGGCGCGCTGGGGTTGATGCAGTTGATGCCGGCCACGGCGGCGGCGGTGCTGGCGGTGGATGATATTGAACGCGCGCTGGTGGACCCGGCGACCAATGTGAAGGCGGGTTCGCGCCATTTACGTCGGCTGATCGACCAATACCCTGGCCGGCTGGACCTGGCGCTGGCGGCGTACAACGCGGGCGAGGGGGCGGTGCGCAAATACGATGCGGTGCCGCCGTATGCCGAAACCCAGGCGTATGTCAGGGACGTGACCGCCCTGTACGAACAGTACAAGACGCCCTGA
- a CDS encoding DUF342 domain-containing protein, with product MDAENTLQLVLDASTNVLSAIYTPPPRPDPDPAPPAPSPAASAADADNSGDDAREADADSDGAALLEEALPEEALAGAAPIINTDIPSWETLTTAAVAQGWSAEALDNHAVLAFIDRCRSTAEPIQFPVGQVMDGSFELELDPDRMTALLTLHPPRGGQPVTLDTLRQAVADRGIVHGVQEQALAEAVEKGSGDNVVIAQGTPPTRGTPTRFESLLDRLKPRAQEIDELAQVDYRDLGSLLLVSPGTPLMRRYPPLPGVDGVNVLGEPVMPEELPDTPFSKDVSGVAVDPEDPLLLRATIAGTPTLVSHGVQVNPMVEVDAVNLSTGNITFEGSLQVRGDIAATMEVRVTGDVVVNGTIEAALVEAGGSVTVKGGIIGMAEALQDPAATARTAHIVCGGMLRAKFIENAIISAGQDVDVEREIRQSSIAAGGSVNVGPPNTQQSAITGGQIRALNAVRAGTIGSPSGIPTLVQAGLDPHADIKRSALTRKRLKMNEEKAKLEQLLMFLQANPQRAPGDVVERARNTHMKLGSDLLALDEEEAQLVRDLQPLHTATIAATRRFCSGVKIQLGNKMQEFLEDQIGGKAGLEEGEIVIR from the coding sequence ATGGACGCAGAAAACACGTTGCAGCTGGTGCTGGACGCCAGCACCAACGTCCTGTCGGCAATTTACACGCCCCCGCCGCGCCCCGACCCCGACCCTGCGCCCCCGGCCCCTTCTCCCGCGGCCAGTGCAGCGGATGCGGACAACAGCGGCGACGATGCCCGGGAAGCCGACGCGGACAGCGATGGGGCAGCCCTCCTGGAGGAAGCCCTCCCTGAGGAAGCCCTGGCTGGGGCAGCCCCCATCATCAACACCGACATTCCCAGTTGGGAAACGCTGACTACCGCCGCTGTCGCCCAAGGCTGGAGCGCCGAGGCGCTGGACAACCACGCCGTGCTGGCCTTCATCGACCGTTGCCGCAGCACCGCCGAACCGATTCAGTTTCCGGTCGGCCAGGTGATGGATGGCTCGTTCGAGCTGGAGCTCGACCCCGACCGCATGACCGCGCTGCTGACGCTGCACCCGCCCCGGGGCGGGCAACCCGTCACCCTGGACACGCTGCGCCAGGCCGTAGCCGACCGAGGCATTGTGCATGGCGTGCAGGAACAGGCACTGGCCGAGGCCGTGGAAAAGGGCAGCGGCGACAACGTCGTCATTGCCCAAGGCACGCCGCCCACCCGCGGCACCCCCACCCGTTTCGAAAGCCTGCTGGACCGCCTCAAGCCGCGCGCGCAGGAAATCGACGAACTGGCCCAGGTGGACTACCGCGACCTGGGCAGCCTGCTGCTGGTGTCGCCGGGCACGCCCCTGATGCGCCGGTACCCGCCCCTGCCCGGCGTGGACGGCGTCAACGTGCTGGGCGAACCGGTGATGCCGGAAGAACTGCCCGACACGCCCTTCTCCAAGGACGTAAGCGGCGTCGCCGTGGACCCCGAAGACCCGCTACTGCTGCGCGCCACCATCGCCGGCACGCCCACGCTGGTCAGCCACGGCGTGCAGGTGAACCCGATGGTCGAGGTAGATGCCGTCAACCTGTCCACCGGCAACATCACCTTTGAAGGCTCGCTGCAGGTGCGCGGCGACATCGCCGCCACCATGGAAGTGCGCGTGACGGGCGACGTGGTGGTCAACGGCACCATCGAGGCGGCGCTGGTGGAAGCCGGCGGCAGCGTCACGGTCAAAGGCGGCATCATCGGCATGGCCGAAGCCTTGCAAGACCCCGCCGCCACCGCGCGCACCGCTCACATCGTCTGTGGCGGCATGCTGCGCGCCAAGTTCATTGAAAACGCCATCATCAGCGCCGGGCAGGACGTGGACGTTGAACGCGAGATCCGCCAGAGCAGCATTGCGGCGGGCGGCAGCGTCAACGTCGGCCCGCCCAACACGCAACAAAGCGCCATCACGGGCGGCCAGATCCGCGCGCTGAACGCCGTGCGCGCCGGCACCATCGGGTCTCCCTCGGGCATACCCACGCTGGTGCAGGCCGGTCTGGATCCGCATGCCGACATCAAGCGCTCGGCATTGACACGCAAGCGCCTGAAGATGAACGAGGAAAAGGCCAAGCTGGAGCAACTGCTGATGTTCCTGCAGGCCAACCCGCAGCGCGCGCCTGGCGACGTAGTGGAACGCGCCCGCAATACCCATATGAAGCTGGGCAGCGACTTGCTGGCGCTGGACGAAGAAGAAGCCCAATTGGTGCGCGACCTGCAACCACTGCACACCGCCACCATCGCCGCCACGCGGCGCTTTTGCAGCGGCGTGAAGATTCAACTCGGCAACAAGATGCAGGAATTCCTGGAAGACCAGATCGGCGGCAAGGCCGGGCTGGAAGAAGGCGAGATCGTCATTCGCTGA
- a CDS encoding dienelactone hydrolase family protein, whose translation MTQHITTREVTVPSHDGKTFSAYLAVPASGHGPGLVLCQEIFGVNDFMRRAAQLLAEEGYVVLVPDLFWRQQPGIQLTDGPADMPRAFELYKGFDVEQGLKDIASTIALLRELPEQQGGVGVLGYCLGGKLAYLAACRTDVDVAVGYYGVGIEDSLDEAANLRGRLVLHIAEQDGFCPPAARQRILDALSGKPGVELYVYPGMDHAFARTGGEHYDKPSALMAHQRSMAALQRAIGPEFDYSYLWDKHCEYEFGTRDVAATMATMVAEPYVNHIPTMTGGVGHKELSRFYQHHFVNGNPPDTRLIPLSRTVGATQIVDELLFCFTHTTEIDWMLPGVAPTGRTVEIPLIAVVKFRGDKLYHEHIYWDQASVLVQVGLLDPAGLPVAGRETAAKLLDETLPSNTLMARWKDSENK comes from the coding sequence ATGACCCAACACATCACGACGCGCGAGGTGACTGTTCCCTCGCACGATGGCAAGACATTCAGCGCCTACCTGGCCGTGCCCGCCTCGGGCCATGGCCCCGGGCTGGTGCTTTGCCAGGAAATTTTCGGCGTGAACGACTTCATGCGCCGTGCCGCGCAGTTGCTGGCCGAAGAGGGCTACGTGGTGCTGGTGCCCGACCTGTTCTGGCGCCAGCAGCCCGGCATTCAACTGACCGACGGTCCGGCCGACATGCCGCGCGCGTTCGAGCTTTACAAGGGCTTTGATGTTGAGCAGGGCTTGAAAGACATCGCGTCTACCATCGCCTTGCTGCGCGAACTGCCCGAGCAACAGGGCGGTGTGGGTGTGCTGGGCTACTGCCTGGGCGGCAAGCTGGCCTATCTGGCCGCCTGCCGTACCGATGTGGACGTGGCCGTGGGCTATTACGGCGTGGGCATCGAAGACAGCCTGGACGAAGCGGCCAACTTGCGCGGCCGCCTGGTGCTGCACATAGCCGAACAGGACGGCTTCTGTCCGCCCGCCGCGCGCCAGCGCATCCTGGATGCGCTGAGCGGCAAGCCCGGCGTGGAACTGTACGTGTACCCCGGCATGGACCATGCGTTCGCCCGAACGGGCGGCGAGCACTACGACAAGCCGTCGGCACTGATGGCGCACCAGCGCAGCATGGCCGCGCTGCAACGCGCCATCGGCCCCGAGTTCGATTATTCGTACTTGTGGGACAAGCACTGCGAATACGAATTTGGCACGCGCGACGTGGCCGCCACCATGGCCACGATGGTGGCCGAACCCTATGTGAACCACATCCCCACCATGACGGGCGGCGTGGGCCACAAGGAACTGTCGCGCTTCTACCAGCACCATTTCGTCAACGGCAACCCGCCCGACACGCGCTTGATTCCGCTGTCTCGCACGGTGGGCGCCACGCAGATCGTGGACGAACTGCTGTTCTGCTTCACGCACACCACCGAGATCGACTGGATGCTGCCCGGCGTGGCGCCCACGGGCCGTACCGTGGAAATTCCGCTGATCGCCGTCGTGAAGTTCCGGGGCGACAAGCTCTACCACGAGCATATCTACTGGGATCAGGCCAGCGTGCTGGTGCAGGTGGGCTTGCTGGACCCTGCCGGGTTGCCGGTGGCGGGCCGCGAAACCGCCGCCAAGCTGCTGGACGAGACCCTGCCGTCGAACACCTTGATGGCGCGCTGGAAAGACAGCGAGAACAAGTAG
- a CDS encoding SDR family oxidoreductase produces MDFSGFPGLAGKTAIITGSTQGLGADIARGLAAAGARVVLVGRNAQAGQALEQELDGRALYCETDIGSDAQIQRCIDATLARFGRLDILVNNACQYADRGLASTREEWHATLDTNLVSAAIFTQLAAPHLPRGGVVVNMGSTGGKFGAAGRALYPASKAAMLQITKNFAVELAPAGVRVLAVSPAWTWSPSVEQLSGGSRQAADAVGAHFHPLGRVGSGEEIAAAVCFACSDAASWMTGVDIPVDGGFSILGPDRGISPRVWFKELAP; encoded by the coding sequence ATGGATTTTTCAGGCTTTCCCGGCTTGGCCGGCAAGACCGCCATCATCACCGGCAGCACGCAGGGCCTGGGCGCCGACATCGCGCGTGGCCTGGCCGCCGCCGGCGCTCGTGTGGTGCTGGTGGGGCGCAACGCGCAAGCGGGCCAGGCGCTGGAACAGGAACTTGACGGACGCGCGCTCTATTGCGAAACCGACATCGGCAGCGACGCGCAGATCCAACGCTGCATTGACGCCACGCTGGCGCGCTTTGGCCGCCTGGACATCCTGGTGAACAACGCGTGTCAGTATGCCGACAGGGGGTTGGCCTCCACCCGCGAAGAATGGCACGCCACGCTGGACACGAACCTGGTGTCGGCCGCCATCTTCACGCAGTTGGCCGCGCCGCATCTGCCGCGCGGCGGGGTGGTGGTCAACATGGGCAGCACCGGCGGCAAGTTCGGCGCGGCGGGGCGCGCGCTGTATCCGGCGTCCAAGGCGGCCATGTTGCAGATCACCAAGAATTTCGCCGTGGAACTGGCGCCGGCTGGCGTGCGCGTGTTGGCGGTGTCGCCGGCGTGGACCTGGTCGCCGTCGGTGGAACAGTTGTCAGGCGGCTCGCGCCAGGCGGCGGATGCCGTGGGGGCGCACTTTCATCCGCTGGGGCGGGTGGGGTCGGGCGAAGAAATCGCCGCCGCCGTGTGCTTTGCGTGTTCGGATGCGGCGTCCTGGATGACGGGGGTGGACATCCCCGTGGACGGCGGCTTTTCCATCCTGGGGCCAGACCGCGGCATTTCGCCGCGCGTCTGGTTCAAGGAACTGGCGCCTTGA
- a CDS encoding aromatic-ring-hydroxylating dioxygenase subunit beta yields MLLDLDFDVGTADLAPAEVPADAYHRIAQFLYREARLLDERRYDDWQALWTQDGMYWMPRVHGQQSPYDHISLFWEDRMLRDVRIRRLEHPRNWSQQPPTRSVRLVGGVQVEGVDAGGNLVVHSAFQMTEWRKRQPRQLAGRYTHKLAADGDGWRIRMKRVDLVNCDDVHDVFEVFV; encoded by the coding sequence ATGCTGCTAGACCTGGATTTCGATGTCGGCACGGCCGACCTGGCACCCGCCGAGGTGCCCGCCGACGCCTATCACCGCATCGCGCAGTTTCTGTACCGCGAGGCGCGGCTGCTGGACGAGCGGCGCTACGACGACTGGCAGGCGCTGTGGACGCAAGACGGCATGTACTGGATGCCGCGCGTGCACGGCCAGCAAAGTCCGTATGACCATATTTCGCTGTTCTGGGAAGACCGCATGTTGCGCGACGTGCGCATCCGCCGCCTGGAACACCCGCGCAATTGGTCGCAGCAGCCGCCCACGCGCAGCGTGCGCCTGGTGGGCGGCGTGCAGGTGGAAGGCGTGGACGCGGGCGGCAACCTGGTGGTGCATTCCGCGTTCCAGATGACCGAATGGCGCAAGCGCCAGCCCCGCCAACTGGCCGGCCGCTACACGCACAAGCTGGCGGCCGACGGGGATGGCTGGCGCATCCGCATGAAGCGCGTGGATCTGGTCAATTGCGATGACGTGCATGACGTGTTCGAGGTGTTTGTCTGA
- a CDS encoding ABC transporter substrate-binding protein: protein MNRHLWSRRALAALVCISAVASASAADKIKVGMLTTLSGPGSALGNEIRDGFNLALQHTGGKLGGLPAEVVVADDQQKADTGRQAVERLLKRDRVDVMTGIVFSNVLLPVMPAILQSDTIYLSTNTGPENYAGAGCNPNFFAVAWQNEDIPAAMGKYATDQGYKSVALIAPDYPGGRESLKGFKRLYKGGLSEEIYTQLGQLDYGVEISRLRASKPDAVFFFLPGGMGVNFIKQFNGAGLSKDIALLAPGFSGDEDTIAAVGAPIAGMRNTSQWAADLDNPANRKFVEDFKKTYKRTPTLYASQGYDAAMLLDSAVRQTGGKLDADALRPALRRADFKSVRGDFKFNRNQYPIQNYYLRVVEAGADGKLANKLSGTVLTQYQDPFAATCQMK, encoded by the coding sequence ATGAATCGACATCTCTGGAGCCGGCGCGCGCTGGCGGCGCTGGTCTGTATCTCTGCCGTGGCCAGCGCCTCGGCGGCTGACAAGATCAAGGTAGGCATGCTGACAACCTTGTCCGGACCGGGGTCCGCGCTGGGCAACGAGATCCGCGACGGCTTCAATCTGGCGCTGCAGCATACGGGCGGCAAGCTGGGCGGGCTGCCCGCCGAAGTCGTGGTGGCCGACGACCAGCAAAAAGCGGACACGGGCCGCCAGGCGGTGGAAAGGCTGCTCAAGCGTGACCGCGTCGACGTCATGACGGGCATCGTGTTTTCCAACGTGCTGCTGCCCGTGATGCCAGCCATTTTGCAGTCTGACACCATTTACCTCAGCACCAATACCGGCCCCGAAAACTACGCGGGCGCGGGCTGCAACCCGAACTTCTTCGCGGTGGCCTGGCAGAACGAAGACATTCCCGCCGCCATGGGCAAGTACGCCACGGACCAGGGCTACAAGAGCGTGGCGCTGATTGCGCCCGACTACCCGGGCGGCCGCGAATCGCTAAAGGGTTTCAAACGTCTGTACAAGGGCGGCTTGTCTGAAGAGATCTACACCCAGCTCGGCCAGTTGGACTACGGCGTTGAAATCTCGCGCCTGCGCGCCAGCAAGCCGGATGCGGTCTTCTTCTTCCTGCCAGGCGGCATGGGCGTGAACTTCATCAAACAGTTCAATGGCGCGGGCCTGTCCAAGGACATCGCGCTGTTGGCGCCGGGCTTCTCGGGCGACGAGGACACCATCGCCGCCGTCGGCGCGCCGATTGCCGGCATGCGCAACACCTCGCAATGGGCGGCTGACCTGGACAACCCCGCCAACCGCAAGTTTGTTGAAGACTTCAAGAAGACCTACAAGCGCACGCCCACGCTGTACGCCTCGCAAGGCTATGACGCCGCCATGCTGCTGGACAGCGCGGTGCGGCAGACGGGCGGCAAGCTTGATGCTGACGCGCTGCGCCCGGCGCTGCGGCGCGCGGATTTCAAATCGGTGCGGGGTGACTTCAAGTTCAACCGCAACCAATACCCCATCCAGAACTACTACCTGCGCGTCGTGGAAGCGGGCGCGGACGGCAAGCTGGCCAACAAGCTGTCGGGCACGGTGCTGACCCAGTACCAGGACCCGTTTGCCGCCACCTGCCAGATGAAGTAG